A single Ziziphus jujuba cultivar Dongzao chromosome 11, ASM3175591v1 DNA region contains:
- the LOC107418975 gene encoding transcription factor bHLH147, translated as MASSLISNPVTNTDRSRKKKKKKIQSKKDDQTHSHARWKSEAQQQIYSSKLLQALSQVSLGSSNEPPRRGKAVREAADRALAVAAKGRTRWSRAILTNRLKLKFRKHKRQRAPTATTGSSRSRKPRISVYRLKGKNLPAVQRKVRVLGRLVPGCRKEPLQVILEEATDYIPALEMQIRTMSAVLELFSGAGSSSGAGSSSTPPN; from the coding sequence ATGGCGTCATCGCTGATATCGAATCCAGTAACGAACACTGATCGATCAcgcaagaaaaagaagaagaaaatccaatccaaaaaaGACGATCAAACTCACAGTCACGCTCGCTGGAAATCCGAAGCCCAGCAGCAAATCTATTCTTCCAAGCTCCTTCAAGCCTTGAGCCAGGTCAGCCTCGGCTCCTCCAACGAGCCGCCACGCCGTGGTAAAGCCGTGAGAGAAGCCGCCGACAGAGCCTTGGCCGTCGCTGCTAAAGGGAGGACCCGATGGAGCCGCGCCATTTTGACTAATCGGCTCAAGCTTAAGTTCAGGAAGCACAAGAGACAGAGAGCTCCGACGGCGACGACCGGGAGTAGCCGGTCGAGAAAACCCAGAATCAGCGTTTACCGATTGAAAGGGAAGAATTTACCGGCAGTCCAGAGGAAAGTGCGTGTGCTCGGCCGGTTGGTCCCCGGTTGCCGTAAAGAACCCTTGCAGGTTATTCTAGAAGAAGCAACTGATTATATACCGGCCTTGGAGATGCAAATCCGCACCATGAGTGCTGTCCTCGAGCTTTTCTCCGGCGCCGGCTCAAGTTCCGGCGCCGGCTCTAGTTCCACGCCGCCAAACTGA
- the LOC107404690 gene encoding prefoldin subunit 3 produces the protein MASSSSSSTSPGATERRGIPGAQFVEDVQTYLDQSGLDVNSALAFLQERLQQYKLVEMKLLAQQRDLQAKIPDIEKCLDVVATLQAKKGAGEALIADFEVSEGIYSQARIEDTDSVCLWLGANVMLEYSCEEATSLLQKNLENAKASLEVLVADLQFLRDQVTITQVTIARVYNWDVHQRRLRQASPAAKDS, from the exons atggcttcgtcgtcgtcgtcgtcaaCGTCGCCTGGAGCTACTGAGAGAAGAGGAATACCAGGAGCTCAATTCGTTGAGGATGTTCAGACCTATCTCGACCAATCAGGACTCGACGTCAACTCCGCCCTCGCTTTTCTTCAAGAAag GCTTCAGCAATACAAGTTGGTTGAGATGAAACTTCTTGCTCAACAAAGGGATCTTCAG GCGAAGATCCCGGATATTGAGAAATGCTTAGATGTGGTTGCAACTTTGCAAGCTAAGAAGGGTGCCGGTGAG GCACTGATTGCTGATTTTGAAGTCTCGGAAGGCATATATTCGCAGGCTCGCATTGAGGATACTGACTCAGTATGTTTATGGCTTGGAGCAAACGTCATGTTGGAATATTCTTGTGAAGAG GCCACTTctctattacaaaaaaatttagaaaatgctAAAGCCAGTTTAGAGGTACTTGTAGCTGATCTTCAATTCTTAAGGGATCAAGTGACAATTACTCAG GTGACCATTGCTCGGGTGTATAATTGGGATGTTCATCAACGCCGGCTCCGACAAGCATCACCTGCTGCTAAAGACTCGTGA